TACTAGAAAATACAGGCTCAATTAAATGTGTATAgcaattaaaatatcacaacaACAGTCTATTTAAGGAACTCTcatgcaagaaagaaagaacaaatttgATTTTTCCCCAGCTTGTAGGAGACACTCCATTGTTACTGAAGAGGTATAAGGAAGGGAATGAAGCCCAGAGCATTTAATTACCACGGCAATTTTCATTCCTCATCTGCAATCACTAACATACTTTCCCTTGTAATTTTAGGGTTTGTCCTTTTATATGTTTAGTGGCAAATTCATTTAATCAGACTCTTTTCTAAATAATAGTTATGCTCTTCAGCAATTAAGTCTACAGAGAGCAATTGCAGATGACATTCCACTGTTTATTATCAAAACTTCCTTTAATAATTAAAGTTAAATTGGGTGGAAAAATAGCAATCATGTGAAGGGTTCTCATCTCCCCATCAGGAGGTATGAACTGTTGGTGTTGAGGACTTTGTGAAGATCCTCAACACTGCGTCGTCAGGACCTTAAGTCCTTGAAAGGATACCATTCACTCACGTGCACACAGGAGGCATCTCTGCTGAAAGTGTGTGGAAACTTGTGGCTAAACTCTCATTTCTCTTCACCTCATCTCTTCCTCTAGCTTATTGAGGTAATCTGATACAGCAGGGCTATAATAACCTCTCCATAGTCTGAGTGGTGATAAGGGCTGCAAGATGGATTCTGAATTCCACTGTAGGGTTAAACAGTCAAATTACTTAAGCAGGGAAGGAGTtatgcaggaaaagaaacaaaactctcaaaacactgtttttttcacatttccataTCACTTCTTACTGGCAGCTTGCATTGTTCTGAGCAACCTTGAACACGTAATGAGTATTGTAAGACATGTTTCTTCTCTGTCAAGTACCATTACAAAATCTCTCATCAGTCAAAAATTCCCAGGAACTCAAGGTAGTTTGTGGAGTGACATAGTAGCCTATGTCCCAGAGGTTTCTGGCTTCCTTCTACTGGTACTAGATAACACTTCAGATCACACACAGTCCTGCTGAAGTACTAATCTGCAACTGAATACATCTAATGCCACCTACTATGTTGAATATGCACACTGTGCCCAAATCAGGCCCCAAATGTAGGAAATCTCTGTGCAGTTCATTAACAACCCCAGCAGCAACAAGCAGCAAGTGATGAAGACTTTCAGGATGCACTGTAAAAGCTATTTAATTCCCAAGAAGAGTAAAAAGAGCTTATGATGTTTTTTATGAGCACAAAGTACCATTTCTGCTTatatgttggggtttttcttttgcaaatgatAAAATTTTGCTTCTAACAGAAAATTCAATCCAGATCCACAGCTGCTCTCTATCAGACAGAAGCTCCATAGTGCAAAAGGCAACTTTAAGCAAGGTTTCAGAACAAAGTTTCCCCACAGCATGAAAACTGCAGATCAAGAGTGAGAACAATACTTGGTGCATATGGAAATGAGATGTAAATCCAGTGTTCTTCAGCCTCAAATGACGCTGGGAatataaaacttaaaaagagCCTTTTGGAAAGGCTCCACTGCTGTTTCGATTAAAACTCCTAGTTCATAGCCTGTGTTATCATGGAAATTGATTCTGTTTAattcacattaaatattttaaccCACCTTTGACTCAGGGGTAGTTAGGGAGCAGGTACATCTTGCTACTCTGGTTAACTGAGCTTATGTATAAGTGCTGATTAATCAATACCTTACCTGTTTTATTTACCAGACCCTCCCAACCCCCATATACACATCCAAGTGTAAGTAATcctgctttaatttaaaataaataggaaaaataggACGAAAAAATGTTATAGCATTAAAGTGTGTAAGACTGAGCTTTAATCCCAAGATGTTCTCAATGCATGCAACTGCTTCTGAAGATAATGTGAGATAGGGGTACTCCCTGACTCTCTCATGAGCAAACCTCTAATTTTGAGGCACTGTGcgcacattatttttaatagctaacTTACTCCCTTGGTGCTCCCTTTGATGATGGCTCTACGCCCTCTGCCACTTCTGCCTCCCTAGTGCTAAGTAAGCATCAGGGAGCAGCCCTCATTAATACAAGATTTGCAGAAGCCAGCTTCTAAGTCAAGCTTGTACTTGCCTGGGTTTATGATGAGATGAATTTGAACCACTCCCTCAAGATGTAACTGCTCCTCCCCTCAAATTCAAGTCAGAATAGCTTCTAAATTGAATTGTTACCTCAGTGAGAGAAGAGGTTTGCAGAAGTACGTAAAGCCTTGGATAAAGGCTTTGCCTGCGTATGTTTGAGTGAAGTCAGTGATGGGAAATTAACAGGTTTTTGCTTTAAAGGAGTTAAAGTCCAATAAGCCAAACTGAGCTATCACTAGCGCTAAAGCTATGTTCAAGACGCTGCTTTCTGCTAATATATGTGTGTTTTACTGATAGATGGCCTATGCATAAAGGTTCTTTTCCTTACTGTTGTCgtttaaaatcattattacATATTACATATGTCCTGAAGTCCTAATCCTTTCTCATCTATATGGGACCTGCTACTAATCACCGAGAAACTTCTGCAATGACATTACCTTAGTGTGAACCTAAATAGGTCATTCTCTGCATTCTAAGCAGTGGCCAGCTAAAAGCTTGTTCCTGCTCACATAAAAATGGCTTGCATGTTATGAGATAACTCATTGTTATTACATGAGAAGTCCATATTAACTGCCAATGAATTCTAAAGAAGTAATGCTAGGGGAAAAAGAATGGAGTTACCAAAAAGGATGCCAAACAGAAAGACCAAAATTTTTGTATTCCACTCCAAATGATATAAAttcacacaaaaaaccccaaagaaaaacatccaGTTTTGAGTCCCCATGGGAAAGATATTCACAGAATGCAGTTTTAAGAATGATCCAGATGCAATGAAGATAGAAGCTCAGTGAATAATATACATCCAATCATgcctttgatattttttcctcattttattcTGTTCGTAAATTATCCATGACTAACATATGACTTTCTTCATTTGTATAGCCttcctttgaaattattttcagccCATAACTTTCAGTCTGCACATACTATTTATTCATAAGAAACTGCTTTTAATAGTTTCTGATTTATCTTGGCTGTatacaaacacatgcacactgGTATTTCAATGCCAGCTCATGTGATCAGCAAACACTTGCAGAGATTTCAATGTTCACTCATTTTCAAAAAGAGCACAGAAATTTCCCGTAATTGGCATGTTACAGAGTCACGACTTCCAGAAGACAGGATTTTGCACTGTTCAGTGTTTCACAGATAACACGGCGAATCCAGAGGCCTGGCTGACAGCAGCTTGCATATACACCAACAGCTCGTAACACTTCAGCTGATAAATTGAGATGTGGGTTAATGAGTTTGATGGGCCATCTTAAGATTCAAGCTAAGGAGAACACATGTTCTGCTGCAAACATGCACATCTTCACATGGAAACTTTTTTGAGGagaacaaaccaaaatgaaatggATAAAACCTGGCCAAAGTAGTTCCTTTTCAAAGTGAAGCATATGCTCTGCAGAGTTCACCACACCCTGATGAAGAACGCCAGGTTGAGAAACCTAAGTGAGTTCAgctttgtttccaaaataatGCTCTTTTCCTTTAATCAGAGAGACGTAAAACAGGTTGAGCTCTGCAAACTCAGCCTAAAAACATTCTCATTATGTACAACACAGAGATGAATCACCACCACAGCAGATTAGTTCTTGTAAGAATTGCTTTGCAAGACTGGAGCTAGAACTGCAGGGtttgtgtttctttcccttGGTGGTATGAAGGATAACAGAGCAAAATAATAGtctgttacattttctttcccccctcctccctggtTCTTTTGAATTAAAACTATCCTTTCTAAAATTGCTGCACAATTCACTGCAGTGGCTGAGGTGTTAAAACGATCAGTCAGCAAGAACCTGTAGATAATTGTTGGTGTCTGTGAGCTGGcaataaacatttgtttttctttccagtgctaGTTGTGTATTTAGCTTCAAGCCAGGAGGAAAATTTGGAGAAGTATGTGCTTATTGATTAGACCAGGAGAAGTACTTCTGAACTCTCTGGGcctgctttcagaaaatgtcaCCCGAAGAGAGAGACTCAGTAGTTCATGTGGTTTGGGGGTACCAGATCAATAAAAACATGAGAACTTCACTGtgaatgttttcctgtgttttgaacCACATAcaccagaaacacagaaatttgtATTTGTCATGGGGGAAGTAGACTTCACATGCTGTTTTCAAGTCACAACACCTATTTTTTGACACCCTTTGGAGCATGAAACACAGCAGGCTAAGGAAAGACTAGATCTGGTGGTTCAAAGTTTTGGCTCAGCTTACTGCTGAGCAAGGAAGTTTATTTCCTTATGTGTGAAGCACAGACAGTGTTTACACTTCTGCAAACTGGAAAATACATGAGGAGGTAAAATCAGGAAGGCAGGAAACTGGAGACACTTTTAGTCCTGGGTCTCTAATGAAGTCCATCAGCTTCCCCATGGCTGCAGTCAGCCATAGGACATTCAGAACATATTTAGATGGTGCAATATAAGACATAGTCATGCTGCCTCTAAACTGAGTTAGCTTTAATAGCAGAGTAATAAAGCTGCATTATTATTGTATACTGTCTCAGCTAATTATCTTGCTCATAAGCTACAGTGAGCTCTGTACTGGTATGGGTGGGCTCTTTCTGGTTTCTAAATTAGCTCAGGGGTCTTCTCACACAGCAGGGAGTTTTAGAAGGCAGgcacttattttcattttccgACAGTCACATATTACTGCGTTCACTGTGGGTAATCTGGACTCTCACAAATCATTGCTGTTGACTTACAAAACACTGTAAATAGAAGTGCTGTCCTTGCTCTGCTTGAAATAGGCATGAAAACATGGGTTCCTTTTGCCTGTTTGGGGTTGCAAGATCTTGTGTTAAGacaaaaatgctcagaaaacGGCCAGCTAGAAGTTTTCAAGAGCAGACAGTGTAGCTTCCTATGAACCCTTTCATAGTGTTCATTGGCATTCTTTCAGCTGATAGAGGAGCTGAAAATGGGAGAAATAGGACTGGCACACAAGTGTTACAGGATCCTGCTGGTATTCAAGGACACTCTTGCATaaacacacatttcttttctaaCAAGCACATTTTAACTCTTAAAGAGCCAAAACATCACTGCCATTTTTGAGGGCTGAGAAAACAGATCTCACAAATTGCTGAATATTTTCACATTCTCAGCTTGATGTCCTGCAACCCGCTGCTCCATTTCTATTTTTGATTTGACAACAGGTGGACTAGATCCTTTCAGCTTTCAACTGCCCTCTCTCTCGAGTCAAGTGTCCTTTGAGTTGGTGTTGCACTTGTGATGATTCTTTGGCCTGGAGTTCGCATTTCtaagaaaaagctttgcagTTAGAATgatttatttatgcttttgctttacatgacagcaaaaaaaccccacagcactgGAAGATAAGAAAATGTTTGGGACCAGATTAGCCACTCATTTGTCAGTGTTTTCTGACCAATTTAATTCTTCCAGTTCTGGCATTTTTAAGGAATTGTAAGTCTTACTTCTATTGGTAAAGACACAAAGCTACTCTAGTGCTTCTGGCTGgcataaggaaaaagaaacatctcAGATACAGAAACAGTTGCAATTATTCCTACACAAACCTTTTACTACCTTTTACCCTAAAAAGGTAAGGTGATTGCACACTGTGGTCTTAGTCTACTGCTAACTGCTACTTTTTGTAAAGGACAGATGAAGTCAGCATACCGTTCTTCAAGAAAACCCTGTAGTGCCTTTTCCATGCAATCCTATTGCCTTACTTGAAGCTGCGTATTGGTTTTCTTGCAACGttaaattttttctcttttgtagaAGTGAGAGTCACAAATTTGGCTGTTAGGTGATTAGGCAATGCCTCCTAAAGATGTAAGCATCCTGCAACAAGCATGTCTCTTCTTGCCATATAGCCAATGCCCAGTGGGCTGGGCGTGTACGCAATCTGCTTTCATACAGTCACAGCATTTGTAACActacttcaggaaaaacacCTGGGCGAgcctggcagaggagggagacGGTGGCATTGGCAAGGTGCCACCGCACATAGCTGTGGCCACCAGGCACCCgccgagcccccagcccaggcaaTGCTCCCACCCTGGGGCTTGGTGCTCTGCCATCAGCTGCTCTTGGGAAGCAAGGCTGAGCTTTGGCAGGCTATCTGCTGCCCACAGCAGTGGTGGTGGCAGCGGGTGAGATGAAACTGCCAGGTCTCATGGTGCCTCAGCACTTCCTGGGCAGGCAGCCATGCTCTGAGTCTGCTCTGGGAAAGGTCAATCCTTTGCCCAGCAGTTTTGCACCTAACCACAGCCACTTGTGCACCTAACAAAAAACATCACCTCTAGATGTCCTTGTCATTTCAGCCTTCTGCCAGAAGTTACAACTCTGGTATGCAAAAGCAGTGAGGTCACTGCTGCTGAGCAACTTCTCTTATGGTCAGGTgcccctttttttgctgttttagaGGGGTGGCAGACAGGCTGGGAGCAGGACCATCCTTAACAGGGTAAATTGAGCTGTAGCAGTACAAGAAATTCCTCTTCCTGGCTGTTTCCTTTGATACTCTGCCTGAAGTGCTGCCCTCCCACCTGCACCTCCAGACTGCATACTCTACCTCTGAGCCTCCTGTAAACTCCCTAAGAGTTTGGGATAAAATTCTGGGCTAGAAAACGAGATGTAGGCACATCTTTGCTGTCCCCTTCAGGCAGCTACCTGTTTACAGGAAAAACAATACAGTTGAAAAGCCCTATAAGCAGACAGAAACTTTTTggcataaggaagaaaaaggacacGACATAAACCTGAAAATATAGTGCAATAGGTAGAATGCAGCAGGGATGATAAAGCAGGGGGGGATggtgaaaagcaaacaaaaagggaaactgGTTTTGATAGGCTGATGGGAAGAAAAGTGGAGCCGGAAAATCCTGATCCATTTTTCTAGTCTAATAGCAGAGGTGGTGTGGGGCCTGGGGGAAGAGAGGTTGAGCACCAAGGTGTCGCTCACCAGGGACAGGACGGTGGCTTTCATGCCTACCCGACAATGGCCGGGGGAAGGTAGGACACTTTGCATTTCATTACTTGCATGCTCGAAGCAAACAAATTGGCAGGTTACTCGGTATCAAAAATCTTAACTTACTCAGTTCCAGGGGGAACTTTTACTGAAGAGCATGCACTACATTTAAGTTGAGATGTAATTATCGTCAGGGTTGTTAGGGCTGTGATAATTTTTCGCTACTGCTGCTGTATAGATTTGGTTAGAAGCTGACACCTTACAGATGCATAGTGTAGGTGAGGAGGTGAAGTCAGTAGATGCCCAGCAGACTTTAACTCCCTGCTCCATCTAcataaacaatttaaaaatcatgaaAGTGGGCTTTTTACATTCAGAAAAGGAGACACTTTGATCTCTTTGAGCAGTAGTTGCCCCTCAAGACTTAAAATcttgaataaataattttttttttcagttgttaatGCCAACACAATATGCTTTGCTCTGACATGTTATAACATAAAGTtatataatttgaaaatgaaagttttaataTCCTGAACAAgcttttcaaagtgaaatggTTCTGACTTTGGATCAAAACAGAGGTCAAATTTCCCTACAAAAGAAATTCCAAATCTTTAGCGCCATTTAGGACATCGAGCTAAACAAAGGCTGAAAAGGCAGAAACCACTGGATTTTGACATTTATGGACTATTGCCATACCTTTACATTTGCATGCCAGAGTGGTAGTGCTTGtgtaaacacttttttttaaaaggaagaatttcattcatttcaggGACAGTCTAATTCTCCTTCTCCATGCAAAATGCTGCTGGTTTTATGACATCTGTTGAGGTAATGACATTTGTTATTGAAGGAGAGTGTCCATTCTTACATCTTTACAGTCATGTTTATCTTGATTCCTAATTGTTAAATCTAAAGAGGAAGCTTGCATGCAAGCCCCATTGCATTCTGTGTGAGAGGCCAAAGCCAGCATTTTTATGCATTCTGCACTCAGTGAATGATTTCTTGTGGAACTACAATGTTCACCTATGAGAGGAGAGAAAGCTCCCGTGCTTTGCTTCTTGGGAGCTGACCTTCTTGGGAGCTGACCTTGTTTAAAATTAGCTTTTCATTATAAACCGGGGGAAAACActgcaagggttttttttttcctttctaatgtATCTTCCTTCTGATTTCagcttggggaagagctgctgctgccacataCCTGGTTGGCTTTATACTTCTAGTCATCTGTTTTGCTCTGGCCATCATAGCATTTGCCATTGACACACTACGGTTCAACTTCATACGTGGGATTGGAGGCTTGCTTTTTGTCGCTGGTAAGGCAGTATATGAAGTCAAGTTTAGCTTGTGCAGGTATATCCTTACTAGAACTGGTATTTCCCTCAGCTGATTGTATTCCCAAGTCTTAGCCTGTGTGCACTTGAGCTCtctatgaaaaataatgtaaagtCTGTCACGGCAGTGGATTGATTTTCAAATCCTCCAAAATACGAGTACTTTAGCTACAGGTATTATGGAGGCAGGCAACGTGATGAGTGTTAgcttaaacattttttgttttctcctgtttcttcagctgtgttCTCCATCATGGGCCTGGTCATTTATCCAGTAAAGTTCTCGACTGAAATCGAAATGACGGGAATCAATATGTTCAGCTGGGCCTACGGCTTCGGCTGGACCACTGCCATTATGGAAATATGCTTGGGATTCttcttctgctgccttcctaACTATGAAGATCAGATCTTGGGTAATGTGAAGCCCACGTATTTTTACTCTTCCCCATAAGCAtcaggaaaaatgtgtttgtattcCAGAGATATCTGACTGACCAGTTATGTTTTCCAGAATATCATCATTGGATGTTAGTAGAAAAGGCTGGAAACTTTTCAAATGCATGTAGAAAAATGGTACTGGCATTCTGCAATAAAGTTATATCTACTCTATTTTGGACCTCCATATCTGATGTGGGTTGGTTagattaaacattaaaaaaatcttgtatttcCTCATTCATTCCCACGAGAGGGGTGTATGTGGATTCCATTGCATCTTAAATGCATTCATATTTCTaattaaattcagaaaagctttttaaactgccaa
This genomic interval from Pelecanus crispus isolate bPelCri1 chromosome 3, bPelCri1.pri, whole genome shotgun sequence contains the following:
- the LOC104035922 gene encoding p53 apoptosis effector related to PMP-22 — its product is MVKYGLDYTRCRWILPLLLGIGVIFGIIALAGRGWLESQTLPYVHRASLWESCRKAQPGGEWTCESLMGYAWGRAAAATYLVGFILLVICFALAIIAFAIDTLRFNFIRGIGGLLFVAAVFSIMGLVIYPVKFSTEIEMTGINMFSWAYGFGWTTAIMEICLGFFFCCLPNYEDQILGNVKPTYFYSSP